In Chryseobacterium lactis, a single genomic region encodes these proteins:
- a CDS encoding tetratricopeptide repeat protein: MEEYFGNELVKKFEEMMENNDEFYFDTEELEDIIVYYLELGDFNYADMAVNYGLKLHPNSLDIKIKKLEILLEWEEYNTAKELINELKGSSMENTDFMVCYAKYYSNLGNPKRSIEICKQALTLGEEENFLHNFIADEYVNLGDPFNALRHYRKALKEDPTDEYALENCMVCFSDLNKSEEAIAFLNEYLDEFSYSETAWFEYGQFYFNRKNFDEAIKGYDYLLAINSSSVGVYANKAACYEALGQYQKAIETYEEMLELEYTKAFTFYKIGLCNKALKQPIVALNAFQKSLREDPQFYLAMMEQSYLYEEMGGMSEALHFAKEATQLNENNLDYQKRLAFLFIDSGKFEESLACLKKLVDAEPSRFYNWYAYSEVLMLLGEYEEAVTVLNKAVKNHHRAELFYQLGNCFFNLKDESKGMESLQKALDLDSSLAKDMQKKYPFIKDEVKKVKARVKKKN, from the coding sequence TTGGAAGAGTATTTTGGAAATGAACTTGTAAAAAAGTTCGAGGAAATGATGGAAAACAATGATGAATTCTACTTCGACACCGAAGAGTTGGAAGACATTATTGTTTATTATTTGGAGCTGGGTGACTTTAATTACGCCGATATGGCTGTTAATTATGGTCTGAAGCTTCATCCTAATTCTTTAGATATCAAGATTAAAAAACTTGAGATTCTTTTGGAATGGGAAGAGTATAATACAGCGAAGGAGCTTATCAATGAGCTCAAAGGTTCCTCCATGGAAAATACAGACTTTATGGTTTGCTACGCCAAGTATTATTCGAACTTAGGAAATCCTAAAAGATCCATTGAAATTTGCAAACAAGCTTTAACATTAGGGGAAGAAGAAAACTTCCTTCACAACTTTATTGCAGATGAATATGTGAATCTGGGAGATCCTTTTAACGCTCTTAGACATTACAGAAAAGCACTGAAAGAAGATCCTACGGATGAGTATGCATTAGAAAACTGTATGGTGTGCTTTAGCGACTTGAATAAGAGTGAGGAGGCAATTGCCTTTCTTAATGAATATTTAGATGAGTTTTCTTATTCTGAAACCGCATGGTTTGAGTACGGACAATTCTATTTCAACAGAAAGAATTTTGATGAAGCGATAAAAGGGTATGACTATTTATTAGCCATCAATTCAAGTTCTGTTGGTGTATATGCCAATAAAGCAGCTTGTTACGAAGCTTTAGGACAATATCAGAAAGCGATCGAAACGTATGAAGAAATGCTGGAGCTGGAATATACAAAAGCTTTTACTTTTTATAAGATCGGACTTTGCAACAAAGCATTAAAGCAACCTATTGTAGCTTTAAATGCGTTCCAGAAGTCATTGAGAGAAGACCCGCAGTTTTATCTTGCGATGATGGAACAGTCTTATCTGTATGAAGAAATGGGCGGAATGTCCGAGGCTTTGCACTTTGCAAAAGAAGCCACTCAATTGAATGAAAATAATCTGGATTATCAAAAAAGATTAGCTTTTCTGTTCATTGATTCAGGAAAATTTGAAGAAAGTCTTGCTTGTCTTAAAAAACTGGTAGATGCAGAGCCGTCGAGGTTTTACAACTGGTATGCTTACTCCGAAGTATTGATGCTTTTAGGTGAGTATGAAGAAGCAGTAACTGTTTTGAACAAGGCTGTAAAAAACCATCACCGTGCAGAACTGTTTTACCAGCTTGGAAATTGTTTTTTCAATTTAAAAGACGAGAGCAAAGGAATGGAATCCCTTCAAAAAGCCCTGGATCTGGATTCATCTTTAGCGAAGGATATGCAGAAAAAATATCCGTTTATCAAAGATGAGGTGAAAAAGGTTAAAGCCAGAGTGAAAAAGAAGAATTAA
- a CDS encoding DUF3127 domain-containing protein, giving the protein MELQGTVKKLFDAQTFASGFQKREMVILTQEQYPQPINIEFLSDKISLLDNLKEGENVKVGINIRGREWVSPQGETKYFNSITGWRVEKVSDNASEPTQAMPQQSASPVSNENPFAGDDDDDLPF; this is encoded by the coding sequence ATGGAATTACAAGGAACGGTAAAGAAACTTTTTGATGCTCAAACATTTGCGAGCGGGTTTCAAAAGAGAGAAATGGTTATTTTGACTCAAGAACAGTATCCACAGCCGATAAACATAGAATTTTTATCTGATAAAATTAGTTTATTAGATAACCTGAAAGAGGGAGAGAACGTAAAGGTAGGAATCAACATCAGAGGAAGAGAATGGGTATCTCCACAGGGAGAAACCAAGTACTTCAACTCTATTACAGGATGGAGAGTAGAGAAAGTTTCTGATAATGCATCAGAGCCTACTCAGGCTATGCCTCAGCAATCAGCTTCTCCTGTTTCTAATGAGAATCCGTTTGCCGGAGATGACGATGATGATTTACCTTTCTAA
- the glmM gene encoding phosphoglucosamine mutase produces the protein MSLIKSISGIRGTIGGKVNDNLTPLDVVKFASAFGTWLQNNKNKKDLTLVIGRDARISGQMVSSLVTATLQGLGINVVDLGLSTTPTVEVMVPELKADGGIILTASHNPKQWNALKLLNDKGEFISGENGAEVLALAENEDFNYAEVDDLGKYETRDDAFDIHIQQILELPMVDVEAIKSKNFKVVLDAVNSTGGIAIPMLLDKLGCETIKLYCEPTGHFPHNPEPLKEHLGDICELVKKENADLGVVVDPDVDRLALIDEKGEMFGEEYTLVAVADYLLKNKNGAAISNLSSSRALRDVAQTHNSEYFASAVGEVNVVTLMKEKNAVIGGEGNGGIIYPELHYGRDSLVGVALFLTHLAKENKTVSELRAGYPSYFMGKKKIELTPEIDVDAILSKMEQEYQNEQVSTVDGVKIDFENNWVHLRKSNTEPIIRIYTEAKSQEEADQLGDDIIAKIKSLI, from the coding sequence ATGTCGTTAATAAAATCTATTTCAGGAATTCGCGGAACCATTGGCGGAAAAGTAAATGATAATCTGACACCACTTGACGTGGTAAAATTTGCTTCCGCATTCGGAACCTGGCTTCAGAATAATAAAAATAAAAAAGACCTTACTCTTGTCATCGGAAGAGACGCAAGAATTTCAGGGCAAATGGTTTCTTCTTTAGTAACTGCTACCTTACAAGGATTAGGGATCAATGTTGTTGACCTGGGACTTTCCACAACACCAACTGTTGAGGTAATGGTACCGGAATTGAAGGCAGACGGAGGAATTATCCTTACAGCTTCTCACAACCCAAAACAATGGAATGCATTAAAGCTGTTAAATGATAAAGGAGAATTCATCAGTGGTGAAAACGGAGCAGAAGTATTGGCTTTAGCAGAAAATGAGGATTTCAATTATGCAGAAGTAGATGATCTTGGGAAATACGAAACAAGAGATGATGCTTTTGATATTCATATCCAGCAAATCCTTGAGCTTCCGATGGTTGATGTGGAAGCTATTAAATCCAAAAACTTCAAAGTAGTATTGGATGCGGTAAACTCTACCGGAGGTATTGCAATCCCAATGTTATTAGATAAATTAGGTTGTGAAACTATTAAATTATACTGTGAACCAACTGGGCACTTTCCTCACAATCCTGAACCTTTAAAAGAACATTTAGGAGATATCTGCGAGTTGGTTAAAAAGGAAAATGCAGATTTGGGAGTTGTAGTAGATCCCGATGTAGACAGATTAGCTTTAATAGACGAGAAAGGGGAGATGTTCGGTGAAGAATATACCCTGGTTGCCGTAGCTGATTATTTATTAAAGAACAAAAACGGAGCAGCCATCTCCAATCTTTCTTCAAGCCGTGCCTTGAGAGATGTTGCACAGACTCACAATTCAGAATATTTTGCAAGTGCTGTAGGAGAAGTGAATGTAGTTACCTTGATGAAAGAAAAAAATGCGGTAATCGGTGGCGAAGGAAACGGTGGTATCATCTATCCTGAATTACATTACGGAAGAGATTCTTTAGTAGGAGTTGCTTTATTTTTAACACATTTGGCAAAAGAAAATAAAACCGTTTCAGAATTGAGAGCTGGATATCCAAGCTATTTCATGGGAAAAAAGAAAATAGAACTGACTCCCGAAATTGATGTAGATGCCATTTTAAGCAAAATGGAACAGGAATATCAGAATGAACAGGTTTCTACCGTTGACGGTGTTAAAATTGATTTTGAAAACAACTGGGTTCACCTTAGAAAATCCAATACGGAGCCCATTATCAGAATCTACACAGAGGCAAAATCTCAGGAAGAAGCAGATCAACTGGGAGATGATATCATTGCAAAAATTAAAAGTTTAATTTAA
- a CDS encoding DUF4421 family protein, which translates to MSLSKLAFVLFFFSFAVIAKAQNDTANIKSYRDQIMIRLNLDTNIEGFVISNGNEPNVQKTVLSINNRASTSISFDYKVISASITMTPRFISGGNDELKGNSSYSDFQFRLFPKRFIQNVYYKNVKGFYVENMKDFVPGWEEGKDPYIRFPGLQVQSYGGSTSYILNKSFSAKSIYTQGEWQKNSGGSWIPSIDYDFTILSNTANDEKNKVTQLKIGGNMGYFYNWVIGKKVNIAPYLALGVGAKFASYRNILEDSEKQHTQYLTIRMEGGLHAGYNTDRFLFGGKINFNASAYNEKKNQTIENNYIYGLLYIGYRFRPPKVVKKTYDKMQKTIPLL; encoded by the coding sequence TTGAGTCTTTCAAAGCTAGCATTCGTTTTATTCTTTTTTTCATTTGCTGTAATAGCGAAAGCACAAAACGATACTGCTAATATCAAGTCGTATAGGGATCAGATTATGATTCGTTTAAATCTTGATACCAATATCGAAGGATTTGTTATTTCAAACGGAAATGAACCGAACGTACAAAAGACTGTCCTGTCAATTAATAACAGAGCCAGCACCTCTATTTCATTCGATTACAAGGTCATTAGTGCCAGCATTACTATGACTCCGCGTTTTATCTCCGGAGGAAATGATGAGTTGAAGGGCAATAGTTCCTACAGCGATTTCCAGTTCAGGCTTTTTCCAAAGAGATTTATTCAAAACGTTTATTACAAAAATGTCAAAGGCTTCTATGTTGAAAATATGAAGGACTTTGTTCCCGGATGGGAAGAAGGGAAAGATCCTTATATTCGTTTCCCTGGCCTTCAGGTACAGAGCTACGGAGGTTCTACATCATATATCCTTAATAAAAGCTTTTCTGCAAAGAGTATTTATACCCAGGGCGAATGGCAGAAGAACAGCGGCGGAAGCTGGATCCCTTCAATCGATTACGACTTTACCATTCTAAGCAATACAGCCAACGATGAGAAAAATAAAGTTACTCAGTTAAAAATTGGGGGAAATATGGGCTATTTCTACAATTGGGTAATTGGCAAAAAAGTGAATATAGCCCCTTATCTTGCCCTTGGAGTCGGTGCCAAATTTGCGAGTTATCGTAATATCCTGGAAGATAGTGAGAAACAGCATACCCAATACCTGACCATACGCATGGAAGGAGGACTTCACGCCGGATACAATACCGACCGGTTTTTATTCGGAGGTAAAATTAATTTTAATGCATCAGCTTATAACGAGAAAAAAAATCAGACTATAGAAAATAATTATATCTATGGTCTATTGTATATTGGTTATCGTTTTCGCCCACCGAAAGTGGTGAAAAAGACCTACGACAAAATGCAAAAAACAATTCCTCTTTTATAA
- a CDS encoding GLPGLI family protein codes for MRNLFSIFLITLFAFANAQETKETANRFFYELTFKPKKDSAKLDKVITILDITDKNRSIYQDYTIIAQDSIMKIEMEAIKKSGMMKDFSKSLKTPKISARIYKTYPEMKVQYVDKIANGFTPTNIGYTENLKFNWNILADKQKIGEYNAQKATTDFGGRKWTAWFTTDIPFQDGPYKFYGLPGLIVKIEDADKNYSWVLQGNKKVNDYTELSYIENQMKMSVKVNDLSREKFEKTFSDFKKDPFSSVRPMMTQEMLSKTIPGMDGTVGDMMKKQEKQYKDFYNANDNPIEKDQISDKKKK; via the coding sequence ATGAGAAATTTATTCTCAATATTTTTGATCACTCTTTTTGCCTTTGCCAATGCACAGGAAACTAAGGAAACGGCCAACCGATTCTTCTATGAGCTTACTTTTAAGCCAAAGAAAGATTCGGCTAAACTGGATAAAGTCATTACTATTTTAGATATTACTGATAAAAACAGATCTATTTATCAAGACTATACTATAATAGCCCAAGATTCTATTATGAAAATTGAAATGGAGGCTATTAAGAAATCAGGAATGATGAAAGATTTTTCAAAATCACTTAAAACACCAAAGATTTCTGCCAGAATATATAAAACATATCCAGAAATGAAAGTTCAGTATGTGGATAAAATTGCAAATGGTTTTACTCCAACAAACATTGGCTATACTGAAAATTTAAAATTCAATTGGAATATTCTTGCTGATAAGCAAAAAATTGGAGAATATAATGCACAAAAAGCAACGACTGATTTTGGCGGGAGAAAGTGGACGGCTTGGTTTACAACAGATATTCCTTTTCAGGACGGGCCATATAAATTTTATGGGCTTCCAGGTTTAATCGTCAAAATCGAAGATGCAGACAAAAATTATTCATGGGTTTTACAGGGCAATAAAAAAGTAAATGATTACACGGAATTATCCTATATTGAAAATCAAATGAAAATGTCAGTAAAAGTGAATGATTTGTCAAGAGAAAAGTTTGAGAAAACATTTAGTGATTTCAAAAAAGATCCATTTTCTTCTGTGCGCCCTATGATGACTCAGGAAATGCTCTCAAAGACTATACCAGGAATGGATGGAACAGTAGGAGACATGATGAAAAAGCAGGAAAAACAATATAAAGATTTTTACAATGCTAACGATAACCCAATAGAAAAAGATCAGATATCTGATAAAAAGAAAAAATAG
- a CDS encoding DMT family transporter gives MNADKEKWVLLIILSIIWGSSFILIKKSLEHFNPFQVGSLRVLIAGIVLLPVAISNYKLFPKKHLKWLILAAFTGNFIPMFLFPIAETEISSSIAGIINSMMPIFVIIVGALVWKFETTKKQIIGTFISFTGVCILAFGGGDSGEFKMIPILLLLLATLCYAVSTTTVKSKLMDVSSVILSGFIFSFVLFLPSLIALTSTGFFSEFTFSKDNMLGLLFVGLLSVFGTGLAMTMNYRLLKVSSPLFASTVTLIMPIVAIIWGIVDGEKLTYMQFICAGIIIAGLIFLRTNQKK, from the coding sequence ATGAACGCAGATAAAGAAAAGTGGGTTCTTTTGATCATCCTGAGTATTATTTGGGGATCATCTTTTATTCTGATCAAAAAGTCACTGGAACATTTCAATCCGTTTCAGGTTGGATCTTTAAGAGTTCTTATTGCGGGAATTGTTTTGCTTCCCGTAGCTATTTCCAATTATAAATTATTTCCGAAAAAGCATTTGAAGTGGCTTATTCTGGCTGCTTTTACGGGGAATTTTATCCCCATGTTCCTATTTCCCATTGCTGAAACTGAGATAAGCAGCAGTATTGCCGGGATAATCAATTCTATGATGCCTATTTTTGTCATTATCGTAGGTGCTTTGGTCTGGAAGTTTGAAACGACAAAGAAGCAGATTATCGGGACTTTTATAAGTTTTACCGGAGTTTGTATTCTGGCCTTCGGTGGAGGTGACAGCGGTGAATTTAAAATGATTCCGATTTTGCTGTTATTGTTAGCCACTTTGTGTTATGCTGTGAGTACAACAACTGTAAAATCAAAATTGATGGATGTTTCTTCGGTCATTCTCTCAGGATTTATTTTTTCATTCGTTTTATTTTTACCTTCACTTATTGCCCTCACTTCTACAGGATTCTTTTCTGAGTTTACCTTTTCAAAGGACAATATGCTTGGTTTACTTTTCGTGGGCCTACTTTCTGTTTTCGGGACCGGATTAGCAATGACCATGAATTATCGTTTACTGAAAGTTTCCAGTCCTCTTTTTGCTTCAACGGTTACTTTAATTATGCCCATTGTTGCTATTATCTGGGGAATTGTAGATGGTGAAAAGCTTACTTACATGCAATTTATCTGTGCAGGAATTATCATTGCAGGACTGATATTTTTAAGAACAAATCAAAAAAAATAG
- the aat gene encoding leucyl/phenylalanyl-tRNA--protein transferase translates to MIRLDENDISFPDPELYDGHDGLIAFGGDLSVERIWFAYQLGIFPWYNPGEEILWWCPDPRFVLFPAEIKVSKSMRKILNRNTFSFSENQNFREVIRNCQQANRKGQSGTWLSDELMESFIQLHEYGLAKSIEVWQDGKLVGGFYGLQIGNVFCGESMFAKVSNASKAGFIHFVETNKDQLELIDCQSHTEHLESLGATMIPKQEFLKILHENNERR, encoded by the coding sequence ATGATCCGATTAGACGAAAACGACATTTCATTCCCTGACCCCGAGCTTTATGACGGTCATGACGGATTGATTGCCTTTGGTGGTGATCTTTCTGTAGAACGCATCTGGTTTGCTTATCAATTGGGAATTTTCCCCTGGTACAATCCCGGAGAAGAGATTCTGTGGTGGTGTCCCGACCCAAGATTTGTCTTATTTCCAGCAGAAATAAAGGTTTCCAAGTCGATGAGAAAAATTTTAAACAGAAATACTTTTTCTTTTTCAGAGAATCAAAATTTCAGGGAAGTCATCAGAAATTGCCAGCAAGCAAATAGAAAGGGGCAATCCGGAACATGGCTTTCTGATGAATTGATGGAATCCTTTATTCAGCTTCATGAATACGGCCTGGCCAAAAGTATTGAGGTATGGCAGGACGGAAAACTTGTTGGCGGCTTTTACGGATTGCAAATCGGAAATGTTTTCTGTGGTGAAAGCATGTTTGCCAAGGTAAGCAATGCTTCCAAGGCAGGATTTATTCATTTTGTGGAAACCAATAAAGACCAGCTGGAATTAATTGATTGCCAATCTCATACAGAACACCTGGAAAGCTTGGGCGCTACAATGATTCCTAAACAAGAATTTCTAAAAATCTTACACGAAAATAATGAACGCAGATAA
- a CDS encoding Crp/Fnr family transcriptional regulator has protein sequence MFEHITNKFPFPKEKWRKFLGGFERMEVPAKTLLLQEGNVSYNAFYLEKGLVRAWYNNDGKDVTFQFFIENTMFSSLESFKKGLPSMVSFETIEPCVLYKIKKPDVEAFLEEVYECPELRTLLMDALFERMFDYMKHFFSFIKDSPQQRYLNLANEKPEIIRRVPQHYIASYLGITTVHLSRIKAKILKEKLS, from the coding sequence ATGTTTGAGCATATCACCAATAAGTTTCCCTTTCCCAAAGAAAAATGGAGAAAATTTCTGGGCGGTTTTGAGCGGATGGAAGTCCCGGCTAAAACTTTACTGTTACAGGAAGGTAACGTTTCATACAATGCCTTTTATCTTGAAAAAGGACTGGTAAGAGCCTGGTATAATAATGACGGGAAAGATGTGACCTTTCAGTTTTTTATTGAAAACACAATGTTTTCTTCTCTCGAAAGCTTTAAAAAAGGATTGCCAAGCATGGTCTCTTTTGAAACCATAGAACCTTGCGTTTTGTATAAAATAAAAAAACCTGATGTAGAGGCTTTTCTGGAAGAAGTGTATGAATGTCCGGAACTCAGAACGCTGTTGATGGATGCTCTTTTTGAAAGGATGTTTGATTATATGAAACATTTTTTCTCATTTATTAAAGATTCACCCCAACAACGATATCTTAATCTTGCTAATGAAAAACCGGAGATTATCAGAAGAGTTCCCCAGCATTATATCGCTTCGTATCTGGGCATTACAACGGTACATCTCAGCAGGATAAAAGCCAAAATATTAAAAGAAAAACTTTCTTAG
- a CDS encoding quinone oxidoreductase family protein, with protein MKAAVVFEKGGIPQYAEFLDPEIVQENEVLVSVKAASIKNLDRARASGNHYSTENEAHQPKIIGSDGAGYLENGNKVYFFSKKGTVAEKAVADKKMIVPIPEELDFSTAAALPNAVMGSAMALKFKAGIQPGNTVLINGATGITGRIAVQIAKLYGARKIIVTGRNAESLKALFELGADEVISLLKEDEDFKQNIKKIHEETPIDIIVDYIWGHSVEIILSALKGDGSFSHKTKLVTIGGMSGDTIQLSSQILRSTDISISGSGLGSWAKEESALLFSEIIPEMFDAAVAGKIKIETEVFDLENIESAWNLEIPNGKRLVIRI; from the coding sequence ATGAAAGCAGCAGTTGTATTTGAAAAAGGGGGTATACCACAATATGCAGAATTTTTAGACCCTGAAATCGTTCAGGAAAACGAAGTATTGGTATCCGTAAAAGCGGCCTCTATTAAAAACCTTGACAGGGCAAGAGCAAGTGGAAACCATTATTCAACCGAGAATGAAGCACATCAGCCTAAAATTATCGGTTCAGATGGAGCTGGCTATCTGGAAAACGGAAATAAAGTATATTTTTTCAGTAAAAAAGGAACTGTTGCTGAAAAAGCGGTGGCAGATAAAAAGATGATCGTTCCTATTCCTGAAGAACTTGATTTTTCTACAGCAGCAGCTTTGCCCAATGCAGTAATGGGATCTGCAATGGCGCTGAAATTCAAGGCGGGAATACAACCTGGAAATACGGTTCTTATCAACGGAGCAACAGGTATTACAGGCAGAATTGCCGTTCAAATTGCTAAGTTGTATGGTGCTCGCAAGATTATCGTGACCGGTAGAAATGCAGAATCTCTGAAAGCTTTGTTCGAACTGGGAGCCGATGAGGTAATCTCTTTACTGAAAGAGGATGAAGATTTTAAGCAGAATATTAAAAAAATACATGAGGAAACACCTATTGATATTATTGTGGATTATATTTGGGGTCATTCTGTGGAAATAATATTATCAGCGCTGAAAGGCGATGGCTCCTTTTCTCATAAGACAAAGCTCGTTACCATAGGAGGAATGAGTGGAGATACCATTCAATTGTCTTCTCAAATTCTCAGATCAACGGACATCAGTATTTCAGGATCAGGGTTGGGAAGCTGGGCAAAAGAAGAATCAGCTCTTTTATTTTCAGAAATAATCCCGGAAATGTTTGATGCAGCAGTAGCCGGGAAAATTAAAATAGAAACGGAAGTCTTTGATCTTGAGAATATTGAATCAGCCTGGAATCTTGAAATTCCTAACGGAAAAAGACTGGTGATAAGAATTTAA
- a CDS encoding FeoA family protein yields the protein MKEKGLHKLSGFPKNKMGKILGYDNDHLKMPNKIIEMGLLPETVFRILYQAPFNGPMYVEFGVEKSRIALREEEGEYIIVEELN from the coding sequence TTGAAAGAGAAAGGATTACATAAATTAAGTGGATTTCCTAAAAACAAAATGGGAAAGATATTGGGATATGATAATGACCATCTGAAAATGCCCAATAAAATCATCGAAATGGGTCTTCTTCCGGAGACCGTTTTCAGGATTTTATACCAAGCTCCGTTCAATGGGCCGATGTATGTGGAATTTGGAGTAGAAAAAAGCCGGATTGCTCTTCGTGAGGAAGAAGGAGAATATATCATTGTTGAAGAATTGAATTAA
- the feoB gene encoding ferrous iron transport protein B produces MQANKKKQILLVGNPNVGKSTVFNTLCNKKQKTGNYAGVTVASHSGNYVYKNEEVEVIDLPGSYSVYPSSEDEAIFSKFLIEEQENYAGVVYILEALSLKRGLLLFQQIQDLGVPMILIVNQIDQAERRGITIDIQRFSEALGIKIIQTNAKQKIGIDEVREAIHNNEFLKTDKTSFETPNEHRDFIQKLAAHKGFTNEYKAWMSLSLGTDLGRIESVMEQIHDSEVKSLVPKRLQVQETVRRYQNVDKILENVISKKAQFKELLTEKLDKVLVHKFWGYIVFLAILLVIFQSVFFLAEYPMNWIENFFSWLAAFTSEHLPEGPINSLISNGIVPGIGGIVVFAPQIGILLYFLYLLEDSGYMARVVFLMDRVLRPFGLNGKSIVPLVSGTACAIPAVISTRNIENVRERLLTILVTPFMTCSARLPVYSIIIGLIISEGTFLGIKYKAIVLMGMYLLGFFVALFSAAILKRFIKDKGKTYLVMDLPAYKKPLFGYDFKMVLGKVWDFITGAGKIIFIVSIIIWFLSYFGPKQKQDELVATNVHLDHSYLAKMGKGIEPVIAPLGYDWKMGVGILTSFVAREVFVGTMSTLYSLEDDAPEVKVIDKMRRDVKPNGEKVFSFATGVSVLLFYAFAMQCVSTLAVVYRETKSWKWTGFQVAMMTGLAYFVSMIAYQILK; encoded by the coding sequence ATGCAGGCAAATAAGAAAAAACAGATCCTTTTAGTTGGAAATCCCAATGTAGGAAAGTCGACGGTTTTCAATACACTTTGTAACAAAAAGCAGAAAACGGGAAACTATGCCGGAGTTACTGTGGCAAGTCATTCGGGAAATTATGTTTATAAAAATGAAGAAGTTGAGGTTATTGATCTTCCGGGCTCTTACAGTGTGTATCCAAGCTCTGAAGATGAAGCTATTTTTTCTAAATTCCTGATTGAAGAGCAGGAAAATTATGCCGGTGTTGTTTATATTCTGGAAGCATTAAGCTTAAAAAGAGGGCTGCTTTTATTCCAGCAGATCCAGGATCTGGGAGTTCCTATGATTCTGATCGTAAATCAGATCGACCAGGCTGAAAGGAGAGGGATTACTATAGATATTCAAAGATTTTCTGAAGCACTGGGGATTAAAATTATTCAAACCAATGCTAAACAGAAAATAGGAATTGATGAAGTGCGTGAAGCAATTCACAACAATGAATTCCTAAAGACCGATAAAACATCTTTTGAAACCCCGAATGAACATAGAGATTTCATTCAGAAACTGGCGGCACACAAAGGCTTTACCAATGAGTATAAAGCATGGATGAGTCTTTCATTAGGGACAGATCTTGGAAGAATAGAGTCTGTTATGGAACAGATTCATGATTCTGAGGTTAAAAGTTTGGTTCCTAAAAGATTACAGGTTCAGGAAACTGTGAGAAGATATCAGAATGTTGACAAAATATTAGAAAATGTAATTTCTAAAAAAGCTCAGTTTAAAGAGCTGCTTACAGAAAAGCTTGACAAAGTATTGGTTCACAAATTCTGGGGATATATCGTCTTTTTGGCGATTTTGCTGGTTATTTTCCAAAGTGTATTTTTTCTTGCAGAATATCCGATGAACTGGATTGAGAACTTTTTCTCGTGGCTTGCTGCCTTTACCAGTGAGCATCTTCCGGAGGGACCTATCAACTCTCTGATCTCAAACGGAATTGTTCCCGGAATCGGGGGAATTGTAGTATTTGCCCCTCAGATCGGGATTTTACTATACTTTCTTTACCTGTTGGAAGATTCCGGATATATGGCAAGAGTGGTGTTTCTGATGGATAGAGTTCTTCGCCCGTTCGGACTGAATGGGAAAAGTATTGTTCCGCTTGTTTCGGGAACCGCATGTGCTATTCCTGCCGTTATCTCCACAAGAAATATTGAGAACGTCCGTGAAAGATTACTAACGATTTTGGTAACTCCTTTCATGACGTGTTCCGCGAGACTTCCGGTGTACAGTATTATTATTGGACTGATCATTTCGGAAGGCACATTTTTAGGCATAAAATATAAAGCAATTGTACTGATGGGAATGTACCTGTTAGGATTCTTTGTCGCATTATTTTCTGCTGCCATTCTTAAACGATTTATTAAAGATAAAGGCAAAACATACCTGGTAATGGATCTTCCGGCTTACAAAAAGCCACTTTTCGGATACGATTTCAAAATGGTTTTAGGAAAAGTATGGGACTTTATTACAGGAGCCGGGAAAATTATTTTTATTGTAAGTATCATCATCTGGTTCTTAAGCTATTTCGGACCAAAACAAAAACAGGATGAATTGGTAGCAACCAATGTGCACCTTGATCACTCCTACCTGGCGAAAATGGGTAAAGGAATAGAACCTGTAATTGCTCCGTTGGGCTATGATTGGAAAATGGGAGTAGGTATTCTTACGAGTTTCGTTGCACGTGAGGTCTTTGTAGGAACAATGTCAACGTTGTACAGTCTTGAAGATGACGCTCCTGAAGTGAAAGTAATTGATAAGATGAGAAGAGACGTAAAACCCAATGGCGAAAAGGTATTCAGTTTTGCGACGGGAGTTTCCGTACTTCTGTTTTACGCGTTTGCAATGCAGTGTGTTTCTACACTGGCAGTAGTCTACAGAGAAACCAAAAGCTGGAAATGGACAGGCTTTCAGGTAGCAATGATGACAGGTTTGGCATATTTTGTGTCGATGATAGCATATCAGATTTTAAAGTAA